In Amycolatopsis endophytica, the following are encoded in one genomic region:
- a CDS encoding catalase: MTKPTTNNVGIPVASDNDSLTIGANGPILLQDHYLIEKNAHFNRERVPERVVHAKGGGAFGFLEVTEDVSQFTKAALFQPGARTESLIRFSSVAGENGSPDTWRDPRGFAVKFYTSQGNYDLVGNNTPVFFIRDPIKFPDFIHSQKRRADNHLRDHNIQWDFWTLRPESAHQVTWLMGDRGIPSNWREMDGFGSHTYLWENAGGEKFWVKYHFKTDQGIGYLPQDEADRIAGADSDFYIRDLWTAIEQGNHPSWTLYVQVMPYAEAADYRFNPFDLTKVWPHADYPLIKVGRYVLDRNPSNYFAEIEQAAFAPTNLVPGIGPSPDKMLQGRLFAYPDAHRYRIGANFAQLPVNAPKSEVNTYSRDGAMAYRNPGNPVYAPNSFGGPHADAAYAGETASAYGVEDEVIRSAYKLHAEDDDFGQAGTLVRKVMDDEQRERLAQNIIGHAKGGVSEPVLERVFEYWRNVDKTLGDKVAEAFGK, translated from the coding sequence GTGACGAAGCCGACCACCAACAACGTCGGCATCCCGGTCGCCAGCGACAACGATTCGCTGACGATCGGCGCCAACGGCCCGATCCTGTTGCAGGACCACTACCTCATCGAGAAGAACGCGCACTTCAACCGCGAGCGCGTCCCGGAGCGCGTGGTGCACGCGAAGGGCGGCGGTGCGTTCGGTTTCCTCGAGGTCACCGAGGACGTCAGCCAGTTCACGAAGGCCGCCCTGTTCCAGCCGGGTGCCCGCACCGAAAGCCTCATCCGGTTCTCGTCGGTGGCAGGCGAGAACGGTTCGCCCGACACCTGGCGCGACCCGCGCGGGTTCGCCGTGAAGTTCTACACCTCGCAGGGCAACTACGACCTCGTCGGCAACAACACGCCGGTGTTCTTCATCCGCGATCCGATCAAGTTCCCGGACTTCATCCACTCGCAGAAGCGCCGCGCCGACAACCACCTGCGCGACCACAACATCCAGTGGGACTTCTGGACCCTGCGCCCGGAGTCGGCGCACCAGGTCACCTGGCTGATGGGCGACCGCGGCATCCCGTCGAACTGGCGTGAGATGGACGGTTTCGGCTCGCACACCTACCTGTGGGAGAACGCGGGCGGCGAGAAGTTCTGGGTGAAGTACCACTTCAAGACCGACCAGGGCATCGGCTACCTGCCGCAGGACGAGGCCGACCGCATCGCGGGCGCGGATTCGGACTTCTACATCCGCGACCTGTGGACCGCGATCGAGCAGGGCAACCACCCCAGCTGGACGCTCTACGTCCAGGTCATGCCGTACGCGGAGGCGGCGGACTACCGGTTCAACCCGTTCGACCTGACGAAGGTGTGGCCGCACGCCGACTACCCGCTCATCAAGGTCGGCCGGTACGTGCTCGACCGCAACCCGTCGAACTACTTCGCGGAGATCGAGCAGGCCGCCTTCGCGCCGACGAACCTGGTGCCCGGCATCGGCCCGTCGCCGGACAAGATGCTGCAGGGCAGGCTGTTCGCCTACCCGGACGCGCACCGCTACCGGATCGGCGCGAACTTCGCGCAGCTGCCGGTGAACGCGCCCAAGTCCGAGGTGAACACCTACTCCCGCGACGGCGCGATGGCCTACCGCAACCCGGGCAACCCGGTGTACGCACCGAACTCGTTCGGCGGCCCGCACGCTGACGCGGCGTACGCCGGTGAGACCGCCTCGGCCTACGGTGTCGAGGACGAGGTCATCCGCAGCGCCTACAAGCTGCACGCCGAGGACGACGACTTCGGCCAGGCGGGAACGTTGGTACGCAAGGTGATGGACGACGAGCAGCGTGAGCGGCTCGCGCAGAACATCATCGGCCACGCGAAGGGCGGCGTTTCGGAACCGGTGCTGGAGCGGGTGTTCGAGTACTGGCGCAACGTGGACAAGACCCTGGGCGACAAGGTTGCCGAGGCGTTCGGCAAGTAG